ACGATGAGCGGGGAACGGCCCGGGCGGTCCGAGCAGCGGCTGCCCAAGCTGCGGCTGGACGAGCTGCTGGACGAACTCCAGGCGCGGATCGACGCGGCGCGCGGCACCCAGGACCGGGTGCACAACCTGCTCGAAGCGGTGCTGTCGGTCGGCCGTGAGCTGGATCTGCCGCAAGTGCTCCGGCGCATCGTCGAAGCGGCGGTGGTGCTGGTGGACGCCGAGTACGGGGCTCTGGGAGTCATCGGCGACGACCGCATGCTCTCCGAGTTCCACACCGTCGGCATCAGTGGCGAGCAACGGGCCCGGATCGGCGACCTGCCCAGCGGGCACGGCATCCTGGGCGAGCTGATCCGGCACCCGGAGCCGCTGCGGCTGGCGGAGATCTCCGAGCACTCGTCGTCGTACGGCTTCCCGGCCCACCACCCGCCGATGCACTCGTTCCTGGGGGTGCCCATCCGGGTGCGCGACCAGGTGTTCGGCAACCTCTACCTCACCGAGAAGCGCGGCGCGGCCGAGTTCGACGCCGAGGACGAGTCGGTGCTCTCCACGCTCGCGGTGGCGGCGGGCGTGGCGATCGAGAACGCCCGGCTGTACGAGGAAACACGGCTGCGCGAACGGTGGCTGGGAGCGAGCTCCGAGGTCACGCGGGCGCTGCTGTCGGGCGCGCCGAGCACGGACGTGCTCGAACTGATCGTGGAGCAGGCCCGGCAGATCACCGACGCCGATGTCGGGATGATCGCCGAGCGCGTGCCGGAGGAGAACGCGCTGCGGCCCCTGCTCGCCGTGGGGCTGGACGCGGACCGGCGCAGCGGTCTGGTGATGTCGGGCCAGGACGGGTTCGTGGCGGCCGTCCTGACCACCGCCGAACCGGTGGTGAGCACCGACATCCAGGAAGACGCGCGGACCAGCAGCGACGCCGCACAGTGGGCCGGGGTCGGGCCCGTGGTCGGGGTGCCGCTGGAGGCCGGCGGCAAGGCGGGAGGGGTGCTGCTGCTGGGGCGCGCGGTGGGCCGTACGCCCTTCACGGACGCCGACACGCGCCCCTTGCTGGGGTTCGCCGGGCAGGCGGCGCTGGCCCTGGAGCTGGCCGAGCGGCGGCGGGACGCCGAGCAGATCGCGCTGCTGAGGGACCGTGACCGGATCGCCCGGGACCTGCACGATCTGGCCATCCAGCGGCTGTTCGCGGCCGGGATGACCTTGCAGAGCGCCCAGCGCTTCATCGACCACCCGGAGGCCGAGGAGAGGCTGTCGCGGACCGTCGACGACCTGGACGAGACCATCAAGATCATCCGCTCCACGATCTTCGGACTGCGGGCCCAGAGCGGCACCCGGGAGGGCAGCGGCCTGCGCGCCCGGGTGTCGGACACGGTCACGGCGGCGACGTCGTCCCTCGGCTTCGCCCCCGCCGTACGGATCGAAGGGCTGGTCGACACGGACGTGCCGGGCGAGGTCGCCGATCACGCGCTCGCGGTGCTGGGCGAGGCCCTGAGCAACGCGGCCCGGCACGCCGGGGCACACTCCGTGGAGGTGCACCTGCGCTACGCCCAGGGCGAGTTGACCCTCACGGTGATCGACGACGGGCGCGGGATCCCCCGGGACGCCGTGCGCAGCGGACTCAAGAACATGGAGGAGCGGGCCACCGCGCTCGGCGGCGATCTCCTGCTCGGCGAGGGGCCTGACGGCGGCGGCACCCGGGTCGAGTGGCGGGTACCGGTGCGGCCGGCGAAAGACTGAAGTACCGCCCCGGCGCCCGGCCTAACGCCCGGGACGCTCGCTCGGCTCCGGCTGCTCGACCTGGGACGCCAGGACCGCGGCCTGGACGCGGCGCTGGACGCCGAGCTTGGCGAGCAGCCGGGAGATGTGGTTCTTGACGGTCTTCTCGGACAGATAGAGCCTCTTGCCGATCTCCCGGTTGGTCAGACCGTCCCCGATCAGGACGAGGATCTCCCGCTCGCGCGGCGACAGATTCGCCAGCTCCGGGGCGACGGCCGG
The Streptomyces tuirus genome window above contains:
- a CDS encoding GAF domain-containing sensor histidine kinase; protein product: MSGERPGRSEQRLPKLRLDELLDELQARIDAARGTQDRVHNLLEAVLSVGRELDLPQVLRRIVEAAVVLVDAEYGALGVIGDDRMLSEFHTVGISGEQRARIGDLPSGHGILGELIRHPEPLRLAEISEHSSSYGFPAHHPPMHSFLGVPIRVRDQVFGNLYLTEKRGAAEFDAEDESVLSTLAVAAGVAIENARLYEETRLRERWLGASSEVTRALLSGAPSTDVLELIVEQARQITDADVGMIAERVPEENALRPLLAVGLDADRRSGLVMSGQDGFVAAVLTTAEPVVSTDIQEDARTSSDAAQWAGVGPVVGVPLEAGGKAGGVLLLGRAVGRTPFTDADTRPLLGFAGQAALALELAERRRDAEQIALLRDRDRIARDLHDLAIQRLFAAGMTLQSAQRFIDHPEAEERLSRTVDDLDETIKIIRSTIFGLRAQSGTREGSGLRARVSDTVTAATSSLGFAPAVRIEGLVDTDVPGEVADHALAVLGEALSNAARHAGAHSVEVHLRYAQGELTLTVIDDGRGIPRDAVRSGLKNMEERATALGGDLLLGEGPDGGGTRVEWRVPVRPAKD